From the Burkholderia sp. GAS332 genome, one window contains:
- a CDS encoding two-component system, NarL family, capsular synthesis sensor histidine kinase RcsC gives MTKRTGSFPGVSSGESLSVIGQESIELSLLGRYQRVLLFGGGVVLSIVIVFATSLVLYGTVKDYIAERRAVFSTHKSLVQLEIESRQSALRRIVNNAESLWSGHPMPTPSLLKAFETANGRVIVQATPMFHPMLAMGQISTQRSATPLARYLGLVEQQANTAIANADPRARPAMGYAYTPDNRFIVIVPSPAGGSDFVFKSTDTHDVSDLIQHLSFDIGDLSDSTTSARWEESGHIVFQPAAVDPLTGESVFRMVEPAFENNKPFMIFVMNFPVSVLMTRFEQAPLDTTIMLVDRTGRVLLSKDRTRASIDGGALMRDSLASKSWQRGFTGLDDSYRDGVFSISDRVSDTDWVLVYSYSWRTIAIALWSDILRYMTTTLLMLGTLWVLLVLFNRKVFMPVYERSHRVFESENLNRAIMMTSPFGVCLMSLVREEVLLQNTTMERYSAAAGATSPPLHRQMLALYRQQARDATTLDDCEMALVVADGERVDLLVNAVKTKYHSAEALLCSFSDITARKDTERKREEARVAADEANRAKSAFLAAMSHEIRTPLNAIVGNLELLAHSPLSVIQKDRLETIRTSSDALLATIGDILDFSKIEAGEMSLEQIEFDVIDVAERALTIFAPIARTKGVLLYGVFNIASAQLMRGDPVRLGQIVHNLLSNAIKFTLAGKVTLRLSLESVPDGGATVIITVEDTGIGISPEQLHTLFQAFSQADTSINRRFGGSGLGLALSRRLASALGGEISVLSEQGAGSRFTLRLPLGAGMIAAHEPTDFAGEPVIFLSSADEWREFAVPHLEARGLRVHVCSHPAMVDEDSLSAARALIICGEHDTWRPSEENHLIEEAACVIDCHRDGPARPVRTGRITSVSCYSLKGLEVALLQTLRDEEPAIAASPQPTIRATDDDRARLIAPNQLRVLVAEDNAVNQQLFTEQLAILGCKSLIVGCGKEALDALTDGDWDILLTDLNMPGMSGYELASAVHERWPSLPIMAVTAYATVEEHARCETAGMHRVLIKPLSLGGLYDALTAVADTARASLTRPANERLSVLGGKPIPAHLHVIFTESCVASLKAIHVAQESDDVDTVVAELHSLCGALGVFGQTSLARQCREIESQVKIDGLKGLSGQFVRFEAALRTLTER, from the coding sequence ATGACGAAACGTACTGGATCCTTTCCTGGAGTATCTTCCGGCGAAAGTCTGTCTGTGATCGGGCAGGAATCAATTGAGTTGAGCCTCTTGGGCCGCTATCAGCGCGTACTATTGTTCGGCGGCGGCGTCGTGCTTTCGATCGTGATTGTGTTTGCGACTAGTCTCGTTTTGTATGGAACGGTGAAGGATTACATCGCCGAGCGTCGGGCTGTGTTCTCGACACATAAGTCATTAGTGCAACTGGAGATCGAAAGCCGGCAGTCGGCGTTGCGCCGCATCGTAAACAACGCCGAATCGCTATGGAGCGGCCATCCGATGCCGACGCCTTCTTTGCTCAAGGCGTTTGAGACTGCGAACGGTCGTGTAATTGTGCAGGCGACTCCGATGTTCCACCCGATGCTCGCGATGGGACAGATCTCCACACAACGATCTGCAACACCGCTGGCCAGATACCTGGGACTGGTCGAGCAGCAGGCTAATACCGCAATCGCAAATGCCGATCCACGCGCTCGTCCTGCGATGGGCTATGCGTACACTCCCGACAATCGTTTTATCGTAATTGTGCCTTCTCCGGCTGGGGGGAGTGACTTTGTGTTTAAGTCGACTGACACGCATGATGTCAGCGATCTCATCCAGCATCTTTCATTTGATATCGGCGATCTCTCCGACAGTACCACGTCCGCCCGCTGGGAGGAGTCCGGGCATATCGTCTTTCAGCCTGCCGCGGTCGATCCGCTGACGGGCGAAAGTGTATTCAGGATGGTCGAACCCGCGTTCGAAAACAACAAGCCTTTCATGATCTTCGTCATGAACTTTCCGGTAAGCGTACTGATGACGCGGTTCGAGCAGGCACCCCTCGACACGACGATTATGCTCGTCGACCGAACCGGAAGGGTTCTCCTGAGCAAGGACCGGACGAGGGCCTCGATTGACGGCGGCGCCCTCATGCGTGACTCGCTTGCTTCGAAGTCATGGCAAAGAGGATTCACCGGGCTTGACGACAGTTATCGGGACGGTGTGTTCAGCATCAGTGACCGCGTGTCGGATACCGACTGGGTGCTCGTCTATTCCTACTCGTGGCGTACCATCGCAATAGCACTATGGTCCGATATTCTTCGCTATATGACGACCACGTTGCTCATGCTCGGCACACTTTGGGTGTTGCTCGTGCTATTCAATCGCAAGGTGTTCATGCCTGTCTACGAGCGCTCCCATCGCGTATTCGAGAGCGAGAATCTGAACCGGGCGATCATGATGACGTCGCCGTTTGGCGTGTGCCTGATGTCCCTGGTCCGTGAGGAAGTACTCTTGCAGAACACGACGATGGAGCGATATTCAGCAGCGGCTGGCGCTACGTCGCCGCCTTTGCATCGCCAGATGCTCGCTCTCTATCGACAGCAAGCACGGGATGCGACGACGCTAGACGACTGCGAAATGGCGCTTGTTGTTGCGGATGGCGAACGGGTTGATCTGCTCGTCAACGCAGTCAAAACGAAATATCACAGTGCGGAGGCACTTCTGTGCAGCTTTTCGGATATCACCGCGCGCAAAGACACAGAGCGCAAGCGGGAAGAAGCCCGAGTCGCTGCAGATGAAGCAAACCGAGCGAAATCCGCCTTTCTTGCAGCGATGAGTCACGAGATCCGCACACCGCTCAATGCCATTGTGGGGAATCTGGAATTACTCGCCCATTCTCCGCTCAGTGTTATCCAGAAGGACCGGCTGGAAACCATCCGCACGTCGTCCGACGCGCTGCTGGCAACGATCGGAGACATTCTTGATTTCTCGAAGATCGAGGCCGGGGAGATGTCGCTTGAACAGATCGAATTCGATGTGATCGATGTGGCCGAGCGGGCGCTGACGATCTTCGCGCCGATCGCTCGAACGAAAGGAGTGCTGCTTTACGGAGTGTTCAACATAGCGAGTGCGCAGTTGATGCGAGGGGACCCCGTTCGCCTCGGGCAAATCGTACACAACCTGCTCAGCAACGCAATCAAGTTCACGCTGGCGGGCAAGGTGACGCTGCGGCTATCGCTGGAGTCGGTCCCGGACGGCGGGGCTACCGTGATCATCACGGTGGAGGATACCGGAATCGGGATCTCACCCGAGCAGCTGCACACGCTTTTCCAGGCATTTTCTCAGGCTGACACATCAATCAACAGACGTTTTGGTGGATCTGGACTCGGGCTCGCGTTGTCCCGCCGCCTCGCGAGTGCATTGGGGGGGGAGATTTCTGTCCTCAGTGAACAGGGGGCCGGAAGCCGTTTCACCTTACGGTTACCGCTTGGTGCCGGCATGATCGCCGCGCACGAACCAACCGACTTTGCGGGTGAACCGGTGATCTTCCTGTCGTCCGCCGACGAATGGCGCGAGTTTGCCGTGCCGCATCTCGAGGCGCGCGGCCTGCGCGTCCACGTATGCTCGCACCCCGCGATGGTCGATGAAGACAGCCTGTCGGCGGCACGCGCGCTCATCATCTGCGGCGAGCATGACACGTGGCGTCCGTCGGAGGAGAACCACCTCATCGAAGAGGCCGCCTGCGTTATCGACTGCCATCGTGACGGTCCTGCGCGGCCGGTGCGTACGGGGCGGATCACGAGTGTCTCGTGCTATTCGCTAAAAGGCCTTGAAGTAGCGTTGCTTCAGACTTTGCGCGACGAGGAGCCAGCGATTGCGGCGAGCCCCCAGCCAACAATCCGTGCGACTGACGATGACCGCGCACGGCTGATCGCGCCGAACCAGCTACGTGTCCTCGTGGCCGAGGATAACGCAGTCAACCAGCAGCTCTTTACTGAACAGCTCGCGATTCTTGGTTGCAAGTCACTCATCGTTGGCTGCGGGAAGGAGGCACTGGACGCGTTGACTGACGGCGACTGGGACATCCTCCTCACCGACCTCAACATGCCGGGAATGAGCGGGTATGAGCTGGCCTCCGCCGTCCACGAGCGATGGCCGTCGCTACCGATCATGGCGGTAACCGCCTACGCCACTGTTGAGGAGCACGCTCGATGCGAAACTGCAGGCATGCATCGTGTGCTGATCAAGCCCCTTTCGCTCGGCGGGCTGTACGACGCGCTGACTGCTGTCGCCGACACGGCTCGGGCGAGCCTCACTAGACCTGCGAATGAGCGCCTCTCGGTGCTCGGGGGCAAGCCGATTCCCGCGCATCTGCACGTCATCTTCACGGAATCATGCGTGGCGTCGCTGAAGGCGATTCACGTCGCGCAGGAGAGTGATGACGTGGACACCGTCGTCGCCGAACTACATT